DNA sequence from the Deltaproteobacteria bacterium GWA2_45_12 genome:
AGCTGAAACTAAACACAAGGGTCAGATCAACCACACCGGTCAGAAAAATGGCCCCCAAGGTTTGAAAAGTGGGGGCCTGATGTGTCTTTCTTAAATAAAGCGCCATGCCCCCTTGGGCCAAATTGTAATTAAGAAGCATCAGCAGGTAAGTGGCCCCACGCATGTAAAGGGTTTCAACAAAACCGACATGGGTGACAAACCGCCTGAAAATCCATTCAAGGCTCACCACATCAAAAACAAGCATGAGAAGAAAATAAACCAGACTATAAAAAATAAACGGCCCCAAACGAACATAAGAAAAGGTCTCAAAAATCTCTGAAGGGGGTATTTTTTGGAATAAAAGATAGAACACCAAAACAACCACAATCCAGGGAACCCATTGCTGCAGTATTTTTTTCATGTTGAAGGTTGATAGATTATTCGATAATCACCTCATATTCAAATGGAAACAAAGGAACTCGACAAAATATACGAACCCCATACCGTTGAAGATCGCTGGATTGAGTTTTGGCTTCAAAACAATCTTTTTGCTCCCGATTTTTCAAAAAGCCCCAAGGGCACCTTTAGCATTGTCATTCCTCCGCCCAATGTGACCGGCTCTTTGCATATGGGGCATGCCCTTAATTCAACCCTTCAGGACATTCTTGTGCGCTACCACCGCATGAACGGCGAAAATGTGCTCTGGGTCGTTGGCACCGACCATGCCGGCATTGCCACACAAAACGTGGTGGAAAAACAATTGCATGCCGAAGGAAAAAACCGCCATGACCTGGGCCGTGAAAAATTCGTGGAGCGCGTTTGGAAATGGAAAACCGAATCCGGCGGCACCATTATCAGTCAACTCAAAAGACTGGGCGCTTCCTGCGACTATAAAAACGAGCGTTTTACGATGGATGAAGGGTTGTCAACGGCCGTTAAAAAAGTTTTTGTGCAGTTGTATAAAGAAGGGCTGATTTATCGGGGGGAACGCCTCATCAATTGGTGCCCCCGATGCCATACGGCCCTTTCGGATTTGGAAGTGGAACATTCAGAATCGCAGGGGAGTTTGTGGCATATTAAATATCCGATTGTACGGGCGCCCCTTGGCGCGCCCTCAATTACGGGCGCAACAAGCAGCGCCCCTACCCTCATCGTCGCGACAACACGGCCTGAAACCCTTTTGGGAGATACCGCCGTCGCTGTTAATTCCAACGATGAACGTTACAAAGATTGGATTGGTAAAAAGGTGAAACTTCCCTTAACCAACCGTGAGATTCCCGTCATTGCCGATGATTATGTCGACAAAGAATTCGGCAGTGGCGTTGTCAAAATCACACCGGCCCATGATTTCAACGATTTTCTGGTAGGCAACCGCCATGGGTTGGAACACATCAATATTTTAACTATTGACGGAAAGATCAATGACAAGGGCGGCGCTTATGCCGGGCTCACAACAGCCCAAGCGCGGCAGAAAGTGGTGGAAGATTTGGAAGCACAAGAATTATTGGAAAAAATCGAGCCTTACAAAAACAAGATCGGGCATTGCTATCGCTGTCGCACCGTGGTGGAACCATTTTTATCCTTCCAATGGTTTGTCAGCACAAAACCCTTGGCCGAAAAAGCCATTGCCGCAGTCAAAAACGGCGAATCCCGCTTTGTTCCCCAACATTGGGAAAAAACCTATTTCAACTGGATGGAAAATATTCAGGACTGGTGCATCTCGCGACAAATCTGGTGGGGACACCAAATTCCGGCATGGTATTGTGAGAAGGGTGGTAGGGGCGATCCTTGTGATCGCCCTGGGCAAATACAAGATTCGCCCCTACACAACTGCCCCCCCATCGTCTCCGAAACACCTCCCAAAAAATGTTCCACCTGCGGGTCCACACAATTAACCCAAGACCCCGACGTCCTTGACACCTGGTTTTCTTCCGCCCTCTGGCCCTTTTCTACCTTGGGCTGGCCATGGAATGGCGAACACCCTCCAGAGGCGGGCAGGCAGGGTTCGCCCCTACAACAATTTTATCCCACCAGTGTCTTGGTCACCGCCTTTGACATCATTTTCTTCTGGGTCGCCCGCATGATGATGATGGGTATCCATTTCATGGGGAAGGTTCCATTTAAAGACATTCATATCCATGCCCTGGTTCGCGACCCTACAGGCGCCAAGATGAGCAAGTCTAAAGGGAATGTGGTCGATCCGCTGGTGATGATGCACAAATATGGGACGGATGCGTTTCGCTTCACACTGGCCGCTTTCGCCGCCCAGGGCCGTGACATCAAATTAGATGAAGCCCGCATCGAAGGGTATCGCAATTTTTGCAATAAAATCTGGAATGCGTCACGGTTTGCGCTGATGAATGCGGCGCCATTTATTTCAGGTGAAAATGATTTCAAAACCGTGGAGCCAAAAGAAGATTTAAACCGATGGATCCTGGTGGAACTTTCAAGAACTATCAGGAAGGTCTCCGAAAAAATTAAAGCCTATGAATTTAACCAGGCAGCACAGGCCCTTTATCAATTTTTCTGGATGAAGTTTTGCGATTCGTATGTGGAACTCTCCAAGGAAATTTTTCGAGGTGAAAACATTGCGGCCAAAAAGGAAACCGCAGCCACCATCTATTTTGTTTTGGATACCTCGTTTAAGCTTTTGCATCCTTTCATGCCCTTCATCACTGAGGAGATCTGGCAGATTTTGGTGGATCGAAAAGGAAAGAGCATTGCCTTGGCATCATTCCCCGTTGCATGGGATCTCAAAAAAGAAGATAAAAAAGCTTGGGAGAAAATCGAATTACTGAATGCCACCCTGTCCTCCATCCGAAGCATCCGTCAGGAAACAGGCCTGCCACTTGCTCAGGAAATTTCGATCGAAATTAAAACCACCGAAACCAATTTGGCCAAGTACGAAGAAATTGTCGGTATGATCATGAAGTTGGGAAAATTGGGGAAAGTAGGGACCCGGACCGGCAACATGACAGAATCTGCCGCCTTGGTAGGTATTGAAAACGGCTATATCGCCATCCCCCTGGCTGCCAACGGTATTGACAGGGCCAAAGAAACAGAGCGTGTTCAAAAGAAATTAGGACGGGTTCTGGCGGATATTAAACAATTGGAATTAAGATTAAATGATCCTAAGTTCATGGAAAACGCCGAGGCCGATTTGATTACGGAAAAACGGCTGACATTAACACAGGCGAAAGAATTGGAAAAAGTTTTGAAAACGGAAATTGATCTTTTGAACAAATAACCGACGCTGGAGCGTCGGCTCTATGCGTTCCCACGCCGGAGCGTGGGAACGAGATTGAATGTTTTAGAGATGGAAATCGCCCTATTAAAATGACGTAGGGGCGAACCTTGTGTTCGCCCTTTAGAATCAAAAACATGAACCCATCCCTCTCCCAAATCGTCTCCCTTGCCCTCAAGGAAGATGTCATCACAAATGACATCACCAGCCTCGCCATTTTTGATGGCAAAAAAACGGGGCGGGGTGTTTTTTTGGCCAAACAGGATTTGATTCTTTCGGGAATAAACATGGTCAGGGAAGTCTTCCACCAAGTCTCTCCCTCTCTCCGCCTTGAAACATCGGCCAAGGACGGCGATTTCATCAAAAAAGGGAAAGTGTTCGGAAAAGTCCGCGGCAAAGTAACGGATATCCTGCGCGCCGAACGGGTGGCGCTTAATTTTTTGCAACAACTTTCCGGCGTGGCCACATTAACTTTTCGCTTTGTGGAAACCATCAAACCTTATCGCGCACGAATTTTGGACACGCGTAAAACCGTACCGGGGCTACGCATGCTCCAGAAACAAGCTGTTGCCCATGGCGGAGGACAAAATCATCGACTGAATCTTTCAGACATGTATCTTATCAAAGACAATCACATCGCCGCATGCGGAGGGATTGGAGCGGCCATTGACAAAGCCAAGGCCCATCGTACAAAATTTAACAGCCGCACAGCGGCGTTGAGGGGGAGGCTCCATCCGGCTTTGCCGGTGGAGGAAGGCTCCATGAGCCGCTGCCAGTGGCAGATAAAGGCGAGTGGAGAGCATACGCGAGCCCCTATGATCGAAGCCGAAGCAAAGAATATTAAGGAAGTCAGAGAAGCACTTAAGCATGGTGTGGACATTCTTTTATTGGACAATATGGGGCTGGCACAGATTCGGAAGGCGGTTTCGTTGGCAAGGGCGCAGCAAGCGGCGCCCCTACTGGAGATCTCTGGCGGTGTAAACCTGCACAATGTCCGTAAATACGCGGCCACGGGGGTTTCACGCATTTCTGTCGGAGCGTTGACACATTCTGCCCCCAGTGTTGACATCAGTTTTGAGGTAATGTAGGGGCGCTGCTTGCTGCGCCCTCCGATTAGGGCGTACCAAGGGGCGCCCTTACAATAATTTATGATCCAATCCATCACCGGCACCAAAGATAATTTTTCCCCTGAAATCAAACTGTGGCAACACATTGAAGAAACAGCTCGTGTTCATTTCGCCCTGTTTCAATTTGAAGAAATCCGTACCCCTCTTTTGGAAGTGACCGAGCTTTTTGCCCGTGGCATTGGCACCGAAACAGGTGTGGTAAAAAAAGAAATGTACACCTTTGATGATAAGGGGGGCGAATCTGTCACACTGCGACCTGAAGGCACGGCCTCTGTGGTCCGGGCCTATATCGAACATAATTTTGAAAGGGCCGACCCTGTTACCAAACTTTATTACATGGGCCCCATGTTTCGTTACGAGCGCCCCCAAAAAGGCCGTCTGCGACAGTTCCATCAGATTGGCGCCGAAATTTTCGGCACCAAAACACCCCAAACTGATGTAGAAATAATTGTCCTGGCCGATTCTTTTGTTCGTAAACTGGGGCTTACCGACTTTGAACTTCAGATTAACTCTTTGGGATGCACGCAGCAGGCGGGAAAATGCCGTTCCCAATATCAGGAAGAGCTTAAGAAA
Encoded proteins:
- a CDS encoding nicotinate-nucleotide diphosphorylase (carboxylating); the protein is MNPSLSQIVSLALKEDVITNDITSLAIFDGKKTGRGVFLAKQDLILSGINMVREVFHQVSPSLRLETSAKDGDFIKKGKVFGKVRGKVTDILRAERVALNFLQQLSGVATLTFRFVETIKPYRARILDTRKTVPGLRMLQKQAVAHGGGQNHRLNLSDMYLIKDNHIAACGGIGAAIDKAKAHRTKFNSRTAALRGRLHPALPVEEGSMSRCQWQIKASGEHTRAPMIEAEAKNIKEVREALKHGVDILLLDNMGLAQIRKAVSLARAQQAAPLLEISGGVNLHNVRKYAATGVSRISVGALTHSAPSVDISFEVM
- a CDS encoding valine--tRNA ligase; this translates as METKELDKIYEPHTVEDRWIEFWLQNNLFAPDFSKSPKGTFSIVIPPPNVTGSLHMGHALNSTLQDILVRYHRMNGENVLWVVGTDHAGIATQNVVEKQLHAEGKNRHDLGREKFVERVWKWKTESGGTIISQLKRLGASCDYKNERFTMDEGLSTAVKKVFVQLYKEGLIYRGERLINWCPRCHTALSDLEVEHSESQGSLWHIKYPIVRAPLGAPSITGATSSAPTLIVATTRPETLLGDTAVAVNSNDERYKDWIGKKVKLPLTNREIPVIADDYVDKEFGSGVVKITPAHDFNDFLVGNRHGLEHINILTIDGKINDKGGAYAGLTTAQARQKVVEDLEAQELLEKIEPYKNKIGHCYRCRTVVEPFLSFQWFVSTKPLAEKAIAAVKNGESRFVPQHWEKTYFNWMENIQDWCISRQIWWGHQIPAWYCEKGGRGDPCDRPGQIQDSPLHNCPPIVSETPPKKCSTCGSTQLTQDPDVLDTWFSSALWPFSTLGWPWNGEHPPEAGRQGSPLQQFYPTSVLVTAFDIIFFWVARMMMMGIHFMGKVPFKDIHIHALVRDPTGAKMSKSKGNVVDPLVMMHKYGTDAFRFTLAAFAAQGRDIKLDEARIEGYRNFCNKIWNASRFALMNAAPFISGENDFKTVEPKEDLNRWILVELSRTIRKVSEKIKAYEFNQAAQALYQFFWMKFCDSYVELSKEIFRGENIAAKKETAATIYFVLDTSFKLLHPFMPFITEEIWQILVDRKGKSIALASFPVAWDLKKEDKKAWEKIELLNATLSSIRSIRQETGLPLAQEISIEIKTTETNLAKYEEIVGMIMKLGKLGKVGTRTGNMTESAALVGIENGYIAIPLAANGIDRAKETERVQKKLGRVLADIKQLELRLNDPKFMENAEADLITEKRLTLTQAKELEKVLKTEIDLLNK